DNA from Salinispora arenicola:
CCGCAGCCTTCCCCGCCCGCCCGGCCTTTTCCGACCGCCCGACCTTCTTTCCCGTCGGCGCGGCACGGCCGGACGCCCGCTTGGTCGCCGTCGCGCGGCCCGCCGGTCCGGTGCCCGTGCGGGCCGAACCACCCGACCGACGTTCCGCCCGCAGGGTCTTCGCCAGCGTTCGCACCAGGTCCGGCTTGCGCAGCGCGGAGATGCCGGACACACCGTGCCGGCGCAACTGCCCGCGGATCTCGTCCACCCGCATCCGGGAGATCTCGGCCTCGGACACCCGTGGGGCGCCCCGGGCTTGGTTTCCTGCCTGGCCTCTGGTCCGGGTCGCCGTACCGCCGCGACCCGAGCTGCTTCGTTGAGCCATGGAACGCTCCTCCGACAGTCCGTCCTCGGCGCGCGGCGGATCCCACCGCACGGGACGGGCTTACCCGTCAGGAACGGTCCGAACCCCCCGCCACGGTGGTGTTCCCGGCCTCCGGCCCCGCCCCACCGCCGGCCGGCTCGACGAGGTGGGCGAAGGCCGCGAGATTGGCGGTCGACTCGCCCCGTCTGACCCGCCACTCCCATTCGCGCCGGATCGAACTGCCGAAGCCGATCTCCAGCATCGTGTCGAAGGACTCGTCGGCGTACGTGAGCACGGCCCCGAACAGCCGATCCAGTTCGTCGGCGTCCACGCCCGCCGGGTTGACCCGACCGGTCAGGTAGACATCACCGACGGCGTCGATGGAAAACGACACCCCGTACATCCGGGCATTGCGCTGAAGCAGCCACGCCCACAGTTCCTCACGGCGCTCGTCGGGCTGACGCATCACGAACGCCTCGACCCGCAGCGCGTACTCGCCGACGATCAAATTGCAGATCGTCCGAAGCTTGTGTGTGCCCGGCAGGGTCACCGCGTACGAGTTCGGGCCGGTGGACTCCCAGACCAGACCCCGCTCCCCGCAGACCGACTCGATCAACGCCCCGAGATCGCTTCTTCCGCTCACCGCCCCACTCTACGACCGTGCCGGCGGACCCGCTCCCCGCCAATACCAGCGACTGCGATCGATGTACCGGCGTCAACAAGAACAGGTGGCGAGCTCGGACGATTGGGGTCCGTACGCGGCGACCGCCTCGCCGTAGACCTCCAACAGGCCGCTGACCGTCCGATCCCAGGAGAAGTTGCAGGCATGGCGTCGCGCGCCCTGGGCCAACGTCGCACGCAGTCCGGTGTCCGGCAGCAGACGGCTCAGTGTACGGGCCCACACGGCCGGGTCATGGCCGTCGACGAGGACACCGCTGACCTGGTCACGTACCGCGGTGACCAAGCCGCCGACAGCGGCCGCCACCACCGGCGTGCCGCATGCCTGCGCCTCCAACGCGACCAGCCCGAAGCTCTCGTTGTAGGACGGGACCGCTACCAGGTCGGCCGCGCGGTACAGGGCGGGCAGGTCGTCGCCGGTCTGCGGCGGCAGAAACCGTACGCTGTCGGTGACGCCCAACGAGGCGGCCAGCTCGATCAGGTGGGTCGGCCGGTCGAGCCCGCTACCGCTGGGGCCACCGCAGACGACCACGGTCAGTTCCTCGGCGAGCGCCGGATCCCGCTGACGCAGTGCCGCCGCCGCGCGGATCAGCACATCCGGTGCCTTGAGCGGCTGGACCCGGCCGACGAACGCCACCACGTACCCATGCTCGGGGAGGCCCAACCGACGGCGGGCGAGGGCCTGCGCCCGGGATCGGTCGCCAGCCGCGGGGCTGAACCGGGCCAGGTCCACACCCGGCTCGACCACCTCGACGCGGGTCGGGTCGGCGTCGTACCGGTCGATCAGGTCGCCGGCCTCGGTCTTGGTGTTGGCGACCAGCCGGTCGGCCTCGGCCACCACCTGCTCCTCGCCGATCACCCGAGCCTTGGGCTCCGGCCGGTCGCCGGCGGCGAGCTGTGCGTTCTTGACCTTGGCGAGGGTGTGCGCGGTGTGCACCAGCGGAACTCCCCAACGCTCCTTGGCCAGCCAGCCAACCTGCCCGGACAGCCAGTAGTGCGAGTGGATGAGGTCGTAGTGCCCGGCGGCTCGGGACGCCTCGGCCCGCAGCACCCCCGCCGTGAACGCACAGAGCTGGCCGGGCAGTTCCTCCTTGGTCAACCCACCCAGCGGGCCGGAGATGATGTTCCGGACGTGCACGCCCGGCATCATCTCGACCACCGGTGGCACATCGGCGGAGGTCGCCCGGGTGAAGATCTCGACCTCGACGTCCGCTTCGGCCAGCCGCCGTGCGACTTCGAGGATGTAGACGTTCATCCCCCCGGCATCACCGGTGCCGGGCTGGTGCAGCGGCGATGTGTGCACGGAGAGTGTCGCGACGCGGCGGGGTCGGGGCCATGGACGGGCACCTCGCTGACGACCGACACCGGTGTGCTGTTCCGCCACGTCCGCTCCTTCTGCCACGGTTGCCGTCCCGCACGACCGGCGCTTCTCGGTCAACCTCCACGCCAGATGTCATCTTCCCGATCGGGGATCGGTAATTCCTTCCGGCCGTCCCCAGGGGTGACAGACCTCATCGACTCGGCCCTCGAGCTCGGGGTCAGAATGGGTGGATGACTTCCGTCGCTGTCGTTACCGGGGCATCCAGCGGGATCGGGGCGGCCACCGTCCGCCGGCTCGCCGCCGAGGGATTCCACGTACTGGCTGCCGCCCGGCGCACCGACCGGCTCGCCGACCTGGTCAAGGAGGTCGAGACCAGCGGAGGATCAGCCACCGCGGTCAGCTGCGACGTGACCTCGGACGAGTCGGTGGCCAGCCTCGCCGCCGCGGCGGCGACCGCGCCCGGTCCGGTCACCCTGCTCGTCAACAACGCCGGAGGAGCACGTGGCCTCGATCCGGTGGAGACCGGCAGGGTCGGGGACTGGCAGTGGATGTACGACGTGAACGTCCTGGGCACGCTGCGGGTCACCCAGGCACTTCTGCCGGCCTTGGTGGCCTCCGAGTCCGGCACCATCGTCATCGTTTCGTCGACCGCCGGCTTCACCGTGTACGAGGGCGGCGGCGGCTACGCCGCCGCCAAGCACGCCCAGACCGCGGTCGCCGGCACCCTGCGGCTGGAGCTGTGCGGCCGGCCGGTACGGGTCGTCGAGATAGACCCTGGGATGGTGCAGACCGAGGAGTTCGCGTTGGTCCGTTTCGGTGGGGACGCCGATCGGGCGGAGGCCGTCTACGCCGGAGTGCCCGAGCCGCTGGTCGCCGAGGACGTGGCGGACTGTGTCGCCTGGTGCGCTACCCGCCCGCACCACGTGAACGTGGACCGGCTGGTGGTTCGCCCGTTGGCGCAGGCCGCGCAGCACAAGGTCCACCGCGTCGGTTGAGCCGGAGGATGGCAGTGCCGGCGGGGCGCCCGCTGGGCGTCGTGACCCGCGGGACGACGAACCCCAACCGGCTACGCCGGGTGGACAACTGGATCGTCGCGACCTGCGGGGACACGCTGCGGGCGGCAGCGGACCCGCTGGTCGTCGACCTGGGGTTTGGCGCCACCCCGATTACCGCCGTGGAGATGCGCTCCCGATTGGCCGACGCGGTCCGCGCCGATGTGCGGGTGGTCGGACTGGAGATCGACCCGGTCCGCGTCGCCGCCGCCCGGTCGGCCGCCGACCCACCCCGGCTCGCCTTCGCCCGGGGCGGCTTCGAGCTGGCTGGCCTCCGCCCCGCCCTGGTCCGCGCCTTCAACGTGCTGCGTCAGTACGACGAGGGTGCGGTGGCGGGTGCCTGGGCGACGATGGCCGGTGCGCTCGCCCCGGGCGGCCTGTTGGTCGAGGGGACCTGCGACGAGTTGGGGCGGCTCGGCAGTTGGGTGCTCATCGACGAGGGCGGCCCCCGCACCCTGACCCTGAGCGCGAGGCTGACCACCCTGGACACCCCCGCGCGGTTCGCCGAACGGCTCCCCAAGGCCCTGATCCACCGCAACGTCGAGGGGGAACCGATCCATGCCCTGCTCGGGGCGATGGAGAGCGCCTGGCGGGCGGCCGCCCCCTACGCCTCCTTCGGCCCGCGCCACCGCTGGCTACGCACAGTGATCGCCGTCCGCGATGCGGGCTGGCCCGTGGCGTACCAACCCCGCCGTTGGCGCCAGGGGCTGGTCACCGTCGACTGGGCGGCGGTCGCCCCCGGCTGACGCACCGGGTCACAGGGCGCAGTTGACCAGAACGGGTTCGGGGTGCAGGGTCACGCCGAAGCGGGCCTGCACCCCACGACGGATCTCGCGGGCCAGGCGCACCAGGTCCTCGGTGCGAGCGGTGCCGGAACGGTGGGTCAGTGCCAGGGTGTGCTTGGTGGAGATGGTGACGACGCCTGCTGGGCCCGGATGGCCCTTGCCGAAGCCGGACTTGTCGATCAACCAGGCGGCACTGACCTTCACCGTGCCGTCGGTGCCCGGCCAGGACGGTGGCTCGCCGACGTCGGCGGCCCGTTCCCGCAGGCGCTCGTACCCGGCCCGGTCCAGCACCGGGTTGGTGAAGAACGAGCCGACCGACCAGGTGTCGGGGTCGGCGGCGTCGAGCACCATGCCCTTGCCGGCGCGTAGCCGCAGCACGGCGGCGCGGGCCTTCGCCAGTGGCACCCGGTCACCGACCGCCACGTCAAGCGCCCGAGCGAGTTCGGCGTACCGGACCGGGCCGGACAGCGGCGATCGGGCGAGGCGGAAGTCGACCGACAGCACCACCCAGCGGTCGCTGCGCTTGAAGATGCTGGACCGGTAGCTGAACCCGCAGTCGCGCGCCTCGATCCGCGCGGTGGTGCCGGTCACCCGGTCGTATACCTGTACTCCGGTGATGGTCTCGGCGACCTCCTGTCCGTACGCGCCGACGTTCTGGATCGGCGTCGCGCCGGTGGAGCCGGGTATCCCGGACAGGCACTCCAGGCCCGACCACTCGTTGGCGACGGTGTGGGCGACCAGTTCGTCCCAGGGCTCGCCGGCCTCGACCCGCACCGTGACCGTGTCGGTGTCGGTCTCGATGACCTTGAGGCCCCGAGACCGGACCAACACCACTGTCCCGGGGAAGCCCGCATCGCCGATCACCACGTTGCTGCCCCCGGCGAGGACCAGGATCTGCTCCCCGCGGTCCCCCGCCTCGCGCACACCTCGGACGATGTCATCCGCACTGGTGGCGGTGACCACCCGAGTGGCCCAGCCGCCGAGACGCAACGTCGTGTATCGCGACAGGTGACACTCGGCGTCGGGGTGAACGTCGGATGTCGACTGGGGAACCTCTGACACGCTCATCACCCTAAGCTGAGGGGTAGCCGCGGCGCCCACTGGTGGCCCGGTCACCCCCGGGAGGATGGCGATGAGCAGATCACACGGCACGAAGGACTTCTGGATCGGGGCACTGCGCGTGGAGGGACCGGCCTTCGCCGCCGCGATCGCCGAAGCGCCCGCCGACACCCCGGTGCTGTCCTGTCCCGGCTGGACAGTGACCGACCTGACTCGGCACCTGGCGGGTGTCTACCGCTGGGTACACGGAAACGTGTCGACCGATGCCGTCACCCCACCACCGCGCCGGTCCGAGCCGGTGGAGCCCGGTCCGGGCGAGACCGTCCTCCAGCTGTGGCAGCAGGCGTACGACGAGTTGATGGTGTGTTTCGACGCGCTCGATCCGGAGGCACCGGCGTGGAACTGGGCACCACAGCCGAAGAAGGCCGGATTCTGGCCTCGCCGGATCGCGCACGAGACGGCGGTGCACCGCTGGGACGCCCAGCTTGCCATCGGTGCCGGGGATCCGATCGAGACGAAGCTCGCGGCGGACGGGGTCAGCGAGGTACTCGACACCTGTCTGCCGGCGGGGCGGCGTCCGGTGCACAGCCAGTGGCACGGGGTGGTGCACCTGTCGGCCTCCGACGCGGGTCAGGAGTGGTTCCTGCGGTTGCGCGGCGAAGGGGTTGCCCTGCTGGACACCGCCACCATTCTCGATGACCACGATCATCACGCCCGGGTCCAGGTCGTCGGCACGGCCAGCGATCTCCTGCTCGCACTCTGGGGACGGATCAGCTTCGACACGCTGACGGTGGCGGGCGAACGCGACCTGCTGGCCGGTCTCCGGACTGGCTGACGCCGCCGGTTTCACCGGGCTGGTCCAGCGGACCGAGGCGGGTGGTTGTCCGCGTCGACATCCACCTGTCGCAACCACGCACACCCACCCCTCGGCCGGTTTGCACCCGGAGGCGGGAGAGCGCTCTCTTGACATCGGGCGAAGCATCGGGGGACGCTGCCGGAGAGCGCTCTCACACACAGCCCTCCAGTACCCACCCAACCGGAGAGGGGTCCGAGACATGGGTGCCACCAACCGCCGCCGCCTCGCCGCGGTCGCCCTCGCAGCCGCCACCACCCTGCTCGTCACCACCGCCTGCGGAAACGGCGACGACGCGGGCGACGGCACGATCACACTCACCGTCGACGTCTTCGGTCAATTCGGCTACGACGAGCTATACCAGCAGTACATGGACGACAACCCCGGTGTGACGATCGTCGAGCGGGGCACCGGTGGCAACCTCGACGAGTACTCCCCCAAGCTCACCCAGTGGCTGGCCGCCGGAAAAGGTGCCGGCGACATCGTCGCCATCGAGGAGGGCCTGCTGGTCGAATACAAGGCCAACCCGGACAACTTCGTCAACCTGCTCGACCACGACGCGGGCGAGTTGCAGGGCAACTTCCTGGACTGGAAGTGGAACGCCGGGCTCACCGCGGACGGTGCGCACCTGATCGGGCTCGGCACCGATGTCGGCGGCATGGCGATGTGCTACCGCACGGACCTGTTCGCCGAGGCCGGGCTGCCAACCGAACGGGACGCCGTCTCCGCACTCTGGCCGACCTGGGCGGACTACATCCGCGTCGGCGAGAGGTTCACCGCCGCGAAGACCGGGGCGGCGTTCCTGGACGCCGCCACCAACACGTTCAGCACGATCGTGTTGCAGACGGCTGGCAACACGAACGGCTACCACTACTACGACACCGACGACGAGCTCGTCGTAGACACCAACCCGGCCGTGCGGCAGGCGTGGGACACCACCATGGACATCATCGACTCCGGCCTGTCCGGAAGGTACAGCGCGTGGTCGGAGGAGTGGGTCTCCGCCTTCAAACAGGCCACGTTCGCCACCATCGCCTGCCCCGCCTGGATGACCGGCGTCATCGAGGGCAACACCGGAACCGCGGGCGCGGGCAAGTGGGACATCGCCCGGGTGCCCGGCGACGGTGGCAACTGGGGCGGCTCGTACCTCGCCGTACCGAAACAAAGCCGGCACCAGGCGGAAGCCGTCAAACTGGCCATGTTCCTGACCAGCGCCGAAGGGCAGATCGGGGCGTTCAAGGCCAAGGGCCCGCTGCCCTCGTCGCCGCAGGCACTCGGCGACCCCGCGGTCACCGAAGCCACCAACGCGTACTTCTCCGACGCCCCGGTCGGGCAGATCTTCGCCGCCGGCGCCAAGGGGTTGAAGCCGGTCTACATGGGCCCGAAGAACCAGGCCGTCCGCACCGAGGTGGAAAACGCGGTCCGCACCGTCGAGCTCGGTCAGCGGACCCCCGAGCAGGGCTGGAGCGACGCAGTGGCGAACGCGAAGAAGGCCGCCGCCAAGTAGCCGCTCCCGCTTGCCCACCGGCTTCGCGGCCCGCCACCCCGAAGCGAGCCGTCTGAGCACGCGCCAGCGCGGTCGCGAGCCGGTGGGAGCAGGCGGCTTGGAAAGGAGCACCCGGGCATGAGCGTGCAGCTTGACGCCCGGCCGCCCACACCGGCGGCACCTCCCGGCCGAACCACCCGCCTCCACCGGCTCAGCCGGATGGACCTGCGCTGGTCGCCCTACCTGCTGATTGCCCCGTTCTTCCTGCTGTTCGCGATCTTCGGGGCGTACCCGCTGGGGTACACGCTCTGGGTCTCCCTGCACGACTGGGACCTGCTCGGCAGCGACCCCACCTTCGTCGGGGCGGACAACTACACCGCCCTGCTGGCCGACTCGGACTTCTGGCACGCCGTGGTCAACACCCTCGGCATCTTCGTTCTCTCCACGCTTCCCCAGTTGCTCGCCGCGCTGTGGCTGGCGAACCTGCTCAACCGGCAGCTGCGCGCCAGGACCGGCTGGCGGATGGCGGTGCTGGTCCCGAACGTCACCTCCACGGCCGCGGTGGCGATCGTCTTCGGGGTACTCTTCGGACGCGAGTTCGGCATGGTCAACTGGCTACTCGATCTGGTCGGCGTCGACGCGATCGACTGGAAGTCCAACCGCTACGCCTCCTGGTTCGCGATCTCGACCATGGTCGACTGGCGGTGGACCGGCTACAACGCGCTGATCTTTCTGGCAGCCATGCAGGCCATCCCGCGCGACCTGTACGAGTCGGCGGCGATCGACGGCGCCGGCCGGATCCGACAGTTCTGGTCGATCACCGCCCCACTGCTGACGCCGACGATCATCTTCGTCGCCATCATCTCCACCATCGGCGGTCTGCAACTCTTCACCGAGCCGCGCCTCTTCCACTCCGGGCCGAACCCGATCCGCGGCGGGCCTCTGCGGGAGTCGCAGACGATGACCATGTACATGTTCGAGAACGCGTTCGCCCCCTACTACAACTTCGGCTACGGCTCGGCAGTCGCGTGGCTGCTGTTCGTCCTCATCGCCGCGGTGGCAACGGTCAACGTGCTGGTCATCCGCCGGCTGGGAAACGGCGGAAGGAAGGGAGGACGGGGATGAGCAGACTCTGGCGGGCCAGCCCGCTCACGTACGCTGCCCTGGTGGTCGCGACGGCCACCTCGATCTTCCCGATCTGGTGGATGTTCGTGGTGGCCAGTAGGTCCAGTGACGCGATGGGGCAACTCCCCCCACCGGTCACTCCCGGAGGCAACCTGGGGGCGAACATCTCCCGCCTCTTCGCCAACAACGACGCGTACTTCCTCACCGGCCTGATCAACTCGGCGATCGTGGCGACCACCGTCACGGTGTCCGTGGTCCTCTTCTCCAGCCTGGCCGGGTTCGCCTTCGCGAAACTGCGGTTCCGCGGACGAAACGCCCTACTCATGATCATCATCGCGACAATGATGGTGCCCACACAGCTCGGCGTCATCCCGCTGTACCTG
Protein-coding regions in this window:
- a CDS encoding YbjN domain-containing protein, which codes for MSGRSDLGALIESVCGERGLVWESTGPNSYAVTLPGTHKLRTICNLIVGEYALRVEAFVMRQPDERREELWAWLLQRNARMYGVSFSIDAVGDVYLTGRVNPAGVDADELDRLFGAVLTYADESFDTMLEIGFGSSIRREWEWRVRRGESTANLAAFAHLVEPAGGGAGPEAGNTTVAGGSDRS
- the mshA gene encoding D-inositol-3-phosphate glycosyltransferase, producing the protein MAEQHTGVGRQRGARPWPRPRRVATLSVHTSPLHQPGTGDAGGMNVYILEVARRLAEADVEVEIFTRATSADVPPVVEMMPGVHVRNIISGPLGGLTKEELPGQLCAFTAGVLRAEASRAAGHYDLIHSHYWLSGQVGWLAKERWGVPLVHTAHTLAKVKNAQLAAGDRPEPKARVIGEEQVVAEADRLVANTKTEAGDLIDRYDADPTRVEVVEPGVDLARFSPAAGDRSRAQALARRRLGLPEHGYVVAFVGRVQPLKAPDVLIRAAAALRQRDPALAEELTVVVCGGPSGSGLDRPTHLIELAASLGVTDSVRFLPPQTGDDLPALYRAADLVAVPSYNESFGLVALEAQACGTPVVAAAVGGLVTAVRDQVSGVLVDGHDPAVWARTLSRLLPDTGLRATLAQGARRHACNFSWDRTVSGLLEVYGEAVAAYGPQSSELATCSC
- a CDS encoding SDR family oxidoreductase, with the protein product MTSVAVVTGASSGIGAATVRRLAAEGFHVLAAARRTDRLADLVKEVETSGGSATAVSCDVTSDESVASLAAAAATAPGPVTLLVNNAGGARGLDPVETGRVGDWQWMYDVNVLGTLRVTQALLPALVASESGTIVIVSSTAGFTVYEGGGGYAAAKHAQTAVAGTLRLELCGRPVRVVEIDPGMVQTEEFALVRFGGDADRAEAVYAGVPEPLVAEDVADCVAWCATRPHHVNVDRLVVRPLAQAAQHKVHRVG
- a CDS encoding UDP-N-acetylmuramate dehydrogenase, with the translated sequence MSVSEVPQSTSDVHPDAECHLSRYTTLRLGGWATRVVTATSADDIVRGVREAGDRGEQILVLAGGSNVVIGDAGFPGTVVLVRSRGLKVIETDTDTVTVRVEAGEPWDELVAHTVANEWSGLECLSGIPGSTGATPIQNVGAYGQEVAETITGVQVYDRVTGTTARIEARDCGFSYRSSIFKRSDRWVVLSVDFRLARSPLSGPVRYAELARALDVAVGDRVPLAKARAAVLRLRAGKGMVLDAADPDTWSVGSFFTNPVLDRAGYERLRERAADVGEPPSWPGTDGTVKVSAAWLIDKSGFGKGHPGPAGVVTISTKHTLALTHRSGTARTEDLVRLAREIRRGVQARFGVTLHPEPVLVNCAL
- a CDS encoding maleylpyruvate isomerase family mycothiol-dependent enzyme, translated to MSRSHGTKDFWIGALRVEGPAFAAAIAEAPADTPVLSCPGWTVTDLTRHLAGVYRWVHGNVSTDAVTPPPRRSEPVEPGPGETVLQLWQQAYDELMVCFDALDPEAPAWNWAPQPKKAGFWPRRIAHETAVHRWDAQLAIGAGDPIETKLAADGVSEVLDTCLPAGRRPVHSQWHGVVHLSASDAGQEWFLRLRGEGVALLDTATILDDHDHHARVQVVGTASDLLLALWGRISFDTLTVAGERDLLAGLRTG
- a CDS encoding ABC transporter substrate-binding protein, encoding MGATNRRRLAAVALAAATTLLVTTACGNGDDAGDGTITLTVDVFGQFGYDELYQQYMDDNPGVTIVERGTGGNLDEYSPKLTQWLAAGKGAGDIVAIEEGLLVEYKANPDNFVNLLDHDAGELQGNFLDWKWNAGLTADGAHLIGLGTDVGGMAMCYRTDLFAEAGLPTERDAVSALWPTWADYIRVGERFTAAKTGAAFLDAATNTFSTIVLQTAGNTNGYHYYDTDDELVVDTNPAVRQAWDTTMDIIDSGLSGRYSAWSEEWVSAFKQATFATIACPAWMTGVIEGNTGTAGAGKWDIARVPGDGGNWGGSYLAVPKQSRHQAEAVKLAMFLTSAEGQIGAFKAKGPLPSSPQALGDPAVTEATNAYFSDAPVGQIFAAGAKGLKPVYMGPKNQAVRTEVENAVRTVELGQRTPEQGWSDAVANAKKAAAK
- a CDS encoding carbohydrate ABC transporter permease, which translates into the protein MSVQLDARPPTPAAPPGRTTRLHRLSRMDLRWSPYLLIAPFFLLFAIFGAYPLGYTLWVSLHDWDLLGSDPTFVGADNYTALLADSDFWHAVVNTLGIFVLSTLPQLLAALWLANLLNRQLRARTGWRMAVLVPNVTSTAAVAIVFGVLFGREFGMVNWLLDLVGVDAIDWKSNRYASWFAISTMVDWRWTGYNALIFLAAMQAIPRDLYESAAIDGAGRIRQFWSITAPLLTPTIIFVAIISTIGGLQLFTEPRLFHSGPNPIRGGPLRESQTMTMYMFENAFAPYYNFGYGSAVAWLLFVLIAAVATVNVLVIRRLGNGGRKGGRG